In Crassostrea angulata isolate pt1a10 chromosome 6, ASM2561291v2, whole genome shotgun sequence, a genomic segment contains:
- the LOC128188192 gene encoding CCAAT/enhancer-binding protein gamma-like, protein MSQIMMERTPFDLDPVLENSVDIQELFNNSTQVNDETLEKLILDIKSNDIVQSVSGNEAFTTLVNAAPVTVQTQAVPDQALIAQLSRYENLEFVLNPDQVSSCLQSVRETLHSTGSVSSEGELENSLSGSNEDSDSSDQDISSFVTPPPSPMDVDYTPRPRGRPGRKPSAGGPVKKKRQPEKGTREYFEKRARNNLAIRKCREKAKLKQVEMENRLQYLESENMQLKGKLDNVTKQLELLKDFVISNGANLPENIAKVAKS, encoded by the coding sequence ATGTCACAGATTATGATGGAAAGAACCCCATTCGATTTGGACCCGGTGCTGGAAAATTCTGTGGATATCCAAGAACTTTTCAACAATTCCACACAGGTGAATGACGAGACGCTGGAGAAACTCATTCTGGATATAAAATCTAATGACATTGTCCAGAGCGTGTCTGGAAACGAAGCCTTCACCACGCTGGTAAACGCTGCCCCGGTCACCGTGCAGACCCAGGCCGTGCCTGACCAGGCCCTGATCGCACAGCTCAGCCGGTACGAAAACTTGGAATTTGTGCTTAATCCGGACCAGGTCTCCTCGTGTTTACAGTCGGTCAGAGAAACTCTTCACTCCACGGGGTCAGTGAGTTCTGAAGGTGAGCTGGAAAATTCCCTGTCCGGATCTAACGAGGATTCGGATAGCTCCGATCAGGATATCTCTTCCTTTGTGACCCCACCCCCTAGTCCTATGGACGTAGATTATACCCCTCGCCCCCGGGGACGACCAGGTAGGAAACCCTCAGCTGGCGGACCGGTGAAAAAGAAGAGGCAGCCAGAAAAAGGTACCCGTGAATATTTCGAAAAGAGAGCGAGAAATAATCTTGCAATTCGCAAATGTCGTGAAAAGGCTAAGCTGAAGCAGGTGGAAATGGAAAATCGCCTGCAGTATCTAGAATCGGAAAACATGCAGCTAAAAGGTAAACTGGACAATGTTACAAAGCAGCTTGAACTATTGAAAGACTTTGTGATCTCAAATGGTGCCAATCTCCCAGAAAACATTGCAAAAGTCGCGAAGAGCTGA
- the LOC128189319 gene encoding CCAAT/enhancer-binding protein gamma-like — MSNKKMAPKRPDYEGSDGESYGKPSKRSRMMEKDTDEYLKRRERNNIAVKKSRERSRQKAKETIEQVNRLRAENEMLEQKVEILSKELSVLKDLFLAHAGNVAQSERAIEATESRAPIPDHQYSSSKQKQ; from the exons ATGTCAA ataaaAAGATGGCACCAAAGCGTCCTGATTATGAGGGTTCAGATGGAGAGTCATATGGTAAACCATCGAAACGTTCAAGAATGATGGAGAAAGACACAGATGAATATCtcaaaaggagagaaagaaataacATTGCTGTTAAAAAGAGCAGGGAACGTTCAAGACAAAAAGCCAAGGAAACAATTGAGCAAGTGAATAGGTTGAGGGCAGAAAATGAAATGTTGGAACAGAAAGTTGAAATTCTTTCAAAAGAACTTAGTGTTTTAAAGGACTTATTTTTGGCTCATGCCGGCAATGTTGCCCAGTCAGAGCGTGCCATAGAAGCAACAGAATCAAGAGCTCCTATTCCCGATCATCAGTACAgctcatcaaaacaaaaacagtga
- the LOC128189317 gene encoding CCAAT/enhancer-binding protein beta-like, with the protein MSNNSGVNQRNNRNLQDSRVNVLQTLGSVLGVTTQSEALDFPVFSFDENIFPGSPCPQENLMESVLYDSEQSKKVSTILQDSQGQFDLDPLLENTVDIRQLLNNSTQVNDATLESIILGEKTADPVTGVPFIELQPAQDSVLPTFKEFDFMTNQEQTSKISEAGWSASEGEEYSTCDIESIVNSPSQSEHDVTSSTLTPPTSPFEIVRGRPGRKPSAAGPLRPNRKKQPPKGTEEYVDKRVRNNIAVRKSRDKAKKKQQETEQRVHELSTENENLQKKLDLLTKELNVLKSLFINVGASLPTKFDEIMSR; encoded by the coding sequence ATGTCTAACAACTCCGGTGTGAACCAACGAAACAACCGCAATCTTCAAGATTCGCGTGTAAACGTTTTACAGACTCTCGGGTCTGTTTTGGGTGTGACCACTCAATCTGAGGCGCTGGATTTCCCAGTATTTTCATTTGACGAAAACATTTTCCCTGGTTCACCATGTCCACAAGAAAATTTGATGGAATCGGTACTCTACGATTCTGAGCAAAGTAAGAAAGTTTCAACTATTCTGCAAGATAGTCAGGGCCAGTTTGATTTGGACCCGCTCTTAGAGAATACAGTCGACATTCGACAACTACTGAACAATAGCACACAAGTAAACGACGCCACTTTAGAGAGCATCATTTTGGGGGAGAAGACCGCTGACCCAGTTACGGGTGTCCCATTTATTGAACTGCAACCTGCACAAGACAGTGTGTTGCCAACATTCAAAGAATTTGACTTTATGACAAACCAAGAGCAAACATCAAAGATATCGGAGGCCGGCTGGTCGGCCAGTGAGGGGGAGGAATACAGCACGTGTGACATCGAGAGTATCGTGAACTCTCCCTCCCAATCGGAGCACGACGTCACATCATCGACTCTCACCCCTCCCACCTCACCTTTTGAAATAGTTCGTGGCCGTCCTGGTAGGAAGCCATCCGCCGCCGGACCCCTCAGACCAAACCGAAAGAAACAGCCACCTAAGGGCACTGAAGAATATGTAGACAAGCGAGTGAGGAACAATATCGCAGTGAGAAAAAGCCGGGACAAGGCGAAGAAAAAGCAGCAAGAGACCGAACAAAGAGTGCACGAATTGTCAACAGAAAACGAAAACTTACAAAAGAAATTAGACTTACTAACAAAAGAACTTAATGTGCTCAAAAGTTTATTCATCAATGTTGGAGCCTCCTTACCCACAAAGTTCGACGAAATCATGTCCAGGTGA